One genomic window of Paenibacillus xylanilyticus includes the following:
- a CDS encoding ABC transporter substrate-binding protein, whose translation MKNRFWGKRVLAVLATASLALPLIAGCTASEAKDTEQRVLRVATLWGSQDDSYFRQQFTDAFELTHPNITIEVVAAVDQGSMYGYGTQEEQQEMPDSLENMKKIMTGDNPVDVVVADTATLKSLIQENMVKQLDPLIQEDKFDTSDIVPSVIEGIKDLGDQSIYALTPTFSSSALFYNKAMFQKAGVEPPTDNMTWDDIFNLATRLTKGEGKDHEFGFSFSTYQGGSPYYTMQQYYSALQLKIFDDKAEKMTVDSPQWEKVWSTISKLAIDKVIPKGDEPQDQDPNGRYNPLQGDLFLSSKAAMVIGDYSYINQLIDANKNADKMEGFTKVDWDVVTPPVHPEAPEIGGNIYLSSLMAINSSAQNPDDAWELIKYMNSEDWAKIKARSSYEMVSRKSFIKPKDGLDYNIQAFYTLKPVPPTNTNLDNLYQKMPSLWQVSEKGMEYFTQVLENKKTPKEALGEWAAKGNEMLEKLKKDPKATF comes from the coding sequence ATGAAGAACAGGTTTTGGGGAAAACGTGTGCTTGCTGTGCTGGCTACAGCCAGTCTGGCATTGCCGCTGATTGCAGGCTGTACAGCTAGTGAGGCCAAGGATACAGAGCAGCGTGTATTGCGTGTGGCTACATTGTGGGGAAGCCAGGATGACAGCTATTTCCGTCAGCAGTTTACAGATGCATTTGAATTGACACACCCGAATATAACGATTGAAGTGGTGGCTGCAGTAGATCAGGGCAGCATGTATGGCTATGGAACTCAGGAAGAACAACAGGAAATGCCAGATAGTCTGGAAAACATGAAGAAAATCATGACTGGCGATAATCCTGTGGATGTCGTTGTGGCTGACACGGCTACGCTTAAATCGCTCATCCAGGAGAATATGGTGAAACAGCTGGACCCACTGATTCAGGAGGATAAATTCGATACCAGCGATATTGTGCCAAGTGTTATTGAAGGCATCAAGGATCTGGGAGATCAGAGCATCTATGCGCTGACACCGACCTTCTCCTCGTCAGCACTGTTCTATAACAAGGCAATGTTCCAAAAAGCAGGCGTAGAGCCACCTACAGATAACATGACGTGGGATGATATTTTCAACCTGGCAACACGTCTGACCAAAGGTGAAGGAAAAGATCACGAATTCGGGTTCTCATTCTCCACGTACCAGGGTGGTTCGCCTTACTACACCATGCAGCAATATTACAGCGCTCTGCAATTGAAGATCTTTGATGACAAAGCAGAGAAAATGACCGTAGATTCGCCGCAATGGGAGAAAGTATGGAGTACCATCAGCAAGCTTGCTATTGATAAAGTGATCCCTAAAGGAGACGAACCTCAGGATCAGGATCCGAACGGACGTTATAACCCGCTTCAAGGTGATCTGTTCCTGAGCAGCAAGGCTGCTATGGTTATTGGGGATTACAGTTACATCAACCAATTAATTGACGCAAACAAAAATGCAGATAAAATGGAAGGCTTCACCAAGGTGGACTGGGACGTGGTAACCCCTCCGGTACATCCGGAAGCGCCTGAAATTGGTGGTAATATCTATCTCAGCAGTCTGATGGCGATTAATAGTTCCGCTCAAAATCCGGATGATGCCTGGGAATTGATCAAATATATGAACAGTGAAGATTGGGCTAAGATTAAGGCACGCAGCAGCTATGAGATGGTATCCCGCAAAAGCTTCATTAAACCGAAGGACGGTTTGGATTACAATATCCAGGCGTTCTATACGTTGAAGCCTGTGCCTCCTACCAATACCAATCTGGATAATCTGTATCAAAAAATGCCGAGCCTCTGGCAAGTGAGCGAGAAAGGCATGGAATACTTCACTCAGGTGCTTGAGAACAAGAAGACGCCAAAAGAAGCACTTGGTGAGTGGGCAGCCAAAGGGAATGAAATGTTAGAGAAGTTAAAGAAAGATCCCAAGGCCACGTTTTAA
- a CDS encoding ABC transporter ATP-binding protein: MIQCEGLVKIFKSSDVEVVALQGLNLTVNQGEMMAIIGNSGSGKSTLLNILGGLDRPTAGTAVVGDWDLLKMTDAQLVEYKRHTVGFIWQNNGRNLLPYLTALENVETPMILGGKRDRAYAMQLLEWVGLKDRMHNKLHQLSGGEQQRVAIAISLSNRPKILLADEPTGSVDSETCDTIMNIFRKMNKELGVTIVIVTHDLTLAGKVDRIVAIRDGLTSTEFVKRNPNLDDEHGLSEAGAPDIHEAFVIIDRAGRLQVPKEYLEALAIDNRATLEFDGERIVITPPR; encoded by the coding sequence GTGATCCAATGCGAAGGACTCGTGAAAATTTTTAAATCCAGCGATGTGGAAGTCGTTGCCCTTCAAGGTCTCAACCTGACTGTCAATCAAGGTGAAATGATGGCGATCATCGGCAACAGCGGCAGCGGTAAATCCACATTGCTCAACATTCTGGGAGGACTGGACCGTCCAACGGCTGGTACTGCGGTTGTTGGAGACTGGGATTTGCTGAAAATGACAGACGCCCAGCTAGTAGAGTACAAACGTCATACCGTAGGCTTTATCTGGCAAAATAACGGGCGTAACCTGCTGCCTTATCTAACGGCACTGGAGAATGTGGAAACACCCATGATTCTTGGCGGCAAACGTGATCGCGCATACGCGATGCAGCTGCTGGAATGGGTTGGGCTGAAGGATCGGATGCACAACAAGCTGCATCAATTATCCGGAGGGGAGCAGCAGCGGGTGGCTATAGCCATCTCGCTCTCCAATCGTCCCAAGATTCTGCTTGCTGATGAGCCAACAGGCTCGGTCGATTCCGAGACTTGTGATACGATCATGAACATTTTTCGCAAAATGAACAAGGAACTGGGCGTCACGATCGTTATTGTTACCCATGATCTGACGCTTGCCGGCAAAGTGGACCGTATTGTAGCAATACGTGATGGCTTGACGAGCACCGAGTTTGTGAAACGGAATCCGAACCTGGATGACGAACATGGATTATCTGAAGCGGGAGCACCGGATATCCATGAGGCCTTTGTCATCATTGACCGGGCGGGACGCCTTCAGGTACCCAAAGAGTATTTGGAGGCCTTGGCTATTGACAACAGGGCAACATTGGAATTTGACGGTGAGCGTATTGTGATTACACCGCCAAGATAA
- a CDS encoding ABC transporter ATP-binding protein, with product MSVIAGMKKLLSRMKSAKSQSGEKHAKGHTEQQNTAGQEASAYISDPDSPSIDSQSIGDGIIQDEVAVAAAEPEAKSQPKAKASLLPPYDGPVLEVRNVHRSFQTGSRIIHVLKGIDMEVNPQQLVMLKGRSGSGKTTLLNMLGGLDQPSSGDILFSGQPLQDWGDRKRTSLRRKEIGFIFQAYALMPLLSAWENVELSLRMADVPRSEWKDRVGHCLDLVGLSKRVKHRPFEMSGGEQQRVAIAKAIAHRPRLLLADEPTAELDSKMGAQVMSVFRNIIEVEQVTICMTTHDPTILEVADHVYEMADGRFIK from the coding sequence ATGAGCGTGATTGCTGGCATGAAGAAATTATTATCCAGGATGAAATCTGCCAAAAGCCAGTCAGGCGAGAAGCATGCAAAAGGGCACACGGAGCAGCAGAACACCGCCGGGCAGGAAGCCTCGGCATACATAAGTGACCCCGATAGTCCTTCCATCGACTCGCAATCCATAGGTGATGGAATAATCCAGGATGAGGTAGCCGTTGCCGCTGCTGAACCTGAAGCGAAGTCCCAGCCCAAGGCAAAAGCCAGCTTACTGCCTCCGTACGACGGACCTGTGCTGGAAGTTCGTAATGTACATCGCAGCTTTCAGACGGGCAGCCGGATTATCCATGTACTCAAAGGCATCGACATGGAAGTCAACCCGCAGCAGCTGGTTATGCTGAAGGGTCGATCAGGCTCGGGCAAAACGACACTGCTCAATATGCTGGGCGGACTGGATCAGCCTTCCAGTGGGGACATACTGTTTTCCGGACAGCCTTTGCAGGATTGGGGTGACCGGAAGCGGACCTCTCTGCGGCGTAAGGAAATCGGTTTTATTTTTCAGGCCTATGCACTGATGCCCTTGCTGTCGGCATGGGAAAATGTTGAGCTGTCATTGCGAATGGCAGATGTGCCTCGCTCGGAATGGAAGGATCGGGTTGGCCATTGTCTTGATCTGGTCGGACTGTCCAAGCGGGTGAAGCACCGGCCGTTCGAGATGTCCGGGGGGGAGCAGCAGCGGGTGGCGATCGCCAAGGCCATTGCGCATAGACCCAGACTGCTGCTTGCGGATGAGCCGACAGCTGAGCTGGATTCCAAAATGGGAGCACAGGTTATGTCCGTATTTCGCAATATTATTGAAGTAGAACAAGTAACCATATGTATGACTACACACGATCCTACGATTTTGGAGGTTGCGGACCATGTTTATGAAATGGCGGACGGCAGATTTATCAAGTAA
- the pyrF gene encoding orotidine-5'-phosphate decarboxylase: protein MNHPDFNEMAGRLMVALDYPNAEQAQALVQALEGIPCYLKVGMQLFYAAGPDFIRELKAKGYSVFLDVKMHDIPNTVRGGAESITRLGVDMFNVHAAGGTSMMRAAREGAEAALAADSSLNRPEIIAVTQLTSTSQETMNSEIGIEGSVEAAVVRYAGLAHEAGLDGVVASPLEVPAIRAACGSDFHTVTPGIRPAGSGLGDQTRVLTPGEAIARGSHYIVVGRPITGAPNPREAAETILKEMLNA from the coding sequence ATGAATCACCCTGATTTCAACGAAATGGCTGGCCGTTTAATGGTCGCACTCGATTATCCTAATGCAGAACAAGCGCAGGCACTGGTACAGGCGCTTGAAGGCATTCCATGTTATCTGAAGGTAGGAATGCAGCTGTTCTACGCAGCAGGTCCGGACTTTATCCGGGAGCTGAAAGCAAAAGGGTATTCGGTGTTCCTCGATGTGAAGATGCACGATATCCCCAATACCGTTCGCGGTGGTGCCGAGAGTATCACCCGCCTCGGTGTAGACATGTTCAACGTACACGCAGCAGGCGGTACAAGCATGATGCGTGCTGCACGCGAAGGAGCGGAAGCAGCGCTGGCTGCAGATTCTTCTCTGAACAGGCCGGAAATCATCGCAGTTACCCAGCTCACGAGCACCAGTCAGGAAACAATGAACAGCGAGATTGGCATTGAGGGAAGTGTGGAAGCGGCAGTGGTTCGTTATGCTGGACTGGCTCATGAAGCAGGCCTGGATGGCGTTGTGGCTTCTCCACTTGAGGTGCCGGCCATCCGGGCAGCATGCGGCAGCGATTTTCACACCGTTACTCCGGGAATTCGCCCGGCAGGCAGTGGTCTTGGTGACCAGACACGTGTCCTCACGCCAGGGGAAGCCATCGCCAGAGGCAGCCACTACATTGTTGTAGGCAGACCGATTACAGGTGCGCCCAATCCACGAGAAGCAGCAGAAACCATTTTGAAGGAGATGTTGAACGCATGA
- the pyrE gene encoding orotate phosphoribosyltransferase has protein sequence MIALNEIPNHIASQLLKINAVALRPQQPFTWTSGIKSPIYCDNRLTMSYPEIRNDIAEAFAAIIREQYPDAEVIAGTATAGIPHAAWVAQKLNLPMAYIRDKAKGHGKENLIEGIITEGQKVVVIEDLISTGGSSIKAAEAVRAAGATPLAVLAIFSYQLDKGVKAFEEAGIQLQTLSNYTALMDVALAQGTIQESDFELLKSWREDPSSFGK, from the coding sequence ATGATCGCACTGAACGAGATTCCTAACCATATTGCATCCCAACTTCTGAAGATTAACGCCGTGGCACTGCGCCCGCAGCAGCCTTTTACCTGGACCTCGGGGATCAAGTCCCCGATCTATTGCGACAACCGTCTGACGATGTCCTATCCAGAGATTCGCAATGACATTGCCGAAGCCTTCGCTGCCATTATTCGTGAACAGTACCCGGATGCAGAAGTCATTGCAGGTACAGCAACCGCAGGTATTCCGCATGCAGCATGGGTAGCTCAGAAGCTGAATCTGCCAATGGCCTACATTCGTGACAAGGCGAAAGGACATGGTAAGGAAAACCTGATTGAAGGCATTATTACCGAAGGCCAAAAAGTGGTTGTTATTGAGGACCTCATTTCTACAGGAGGCAGCTCAATCAAAGCCGCAGAAGCAGTGCGTGCAGCAGGGGCAACACCGCTCGCCGTGCTGGCGATTTTCAGCTATCAGCTGGATAAAGGGGTAAAAGCATTTGAAGAAGCCGGCATTCAGCTGCAAACCCTCTCCAACTATACGGCCCTAATGGACGTGGCATTGGCTCAGGGAACCATCCAGGAGAGTGATTTCGAGCTGCTCAAATCCTGGCGTGAAGATCCTTCTTCATTTGGTAAATAA
- a CDS encoding ABC transporter permease: protein MGLPLLRLLFRKMWNTRWMTFSTLIGLIVAVAFTVSIPMYADGALKRVVAQTLQDNSEGLPAGSLLMSYQAPGGVKTDTLGLEEVDRYIREDVPRDIGFPFHTYVNSRSIRSTEVNPEDPTKVDASRVRSMTLGTMSGLDAQVNYTAGVKPGNQVKDDIVEAVMLEEGMYRNDLHVGDILEYPVYSGLDITLRVKITGSFKADDLNSPYWVQGFDGMMNGLYVDESVFNDVLLKEKGIPLQNSRWYYAFDLKEIQTSQLPGLTSMLERLDIDLYQRLKDTKVDITFGDLLKQFRSQSLQLQTMLFTLAAPMIAMVFYFIAMNARQSLQKQESDIAVLRSRGASARQIFSLYLLEGIFLGAIALVIGPMLGWFMAKSIGSASGFLSFVDRKSIPIGVSKEAILLGLVAVLVAIIASLIPAITYARATIVSAKRRQARTDRAPIWQRWFLDILLLGLAGYGYYLFYERQMLTFQTGMTTDQLQVQPFLFFVPALAIFALGLFFLRLFPWILKLIQWIGRKFLPVPLYLTLTQLSRSSSSYYPLMILLVLTLGLGVYNSAAARTIDLNSTERTLYRYGSDVIMQTVWEGTPEVKPGGSGQNGGSGGGQQGGGNGGGGSGGGGAAGGGNGGGGAPGGGGGNSQPSKVIYSEPPFEVFRRLDGVEHAARVLQTKGNIIVSGKSGGQGMLVGIDNVDFAQVAWFRNDLFPAHPYKYLDLLGKYEGAVLISSKFADKFKLKTGDLISIGVQGQAIEFVVFGIIPYWPAQYPDQTPFFVANLDYIYDQVPLIPYEVWLKMEPDAKVAPLMEKLAAEGIELSSVRDVRTELVSQGKHPSRGGVFGILSLGFLVSVIISLIGYILYWFFNLSGRVVQFGVLRAMGLSRAQLSGMLLLEQVFTAGLSILLGIGIGQVSSRLFLPFLQTTDNVSAQVPPFRIVFEQQDMLQLYGVTVVMLIVGATMLLWQIRRLRVHQAVKMGEER from the coding sequence ATGGGGCTGCCATTGCTCAGACTGTTGTTCCGGAAAATGTGGAACACCCGTTGGATGACATTCAGTACATTGATCGGACTGATTGTGGCGGTAGCATTCACCGTCAGTATTCCGATGTATGCCGACGGTGCACTGAAGCGGGTTGTGGCACAGACCTTGCAGGATAACAGTGAGGGGCTGCCTGCAGGTTCGTTGCTTATGAGTTATCAAGCTCCGGGCGGGGTTAAGACAGACACGCTCGGATTAGAAGAAGTGGATCGCTATATTCGGGAGGATGTGCCTCGCGATATCGGTTTTCCATTTCATACGTATGTGAATTCCAGATCCATTCGGAGCACCGAGGTGAATCCGGAGGACCCCACCAAGGTGGATGCCAGCCGGGTTCGGAGCATGACGCTCGGAACGATGAGCGGGCTGGATGCGCAGGTGAATTATACTGCCGGCGTGAAGCCAGGCAATCAAGTGAAGGATGACATTGTTGAAGCGGTTATGCTGGAGGAAGGCATGTACCGGAACGATCTGCACGTCGGTGATATTTTGGAATACCCCGTGTACAGCGGGCTCGATATCACATTGCGTGTCAAAATTACCGGTTCCTTCAAGGCAGATGATCTGAACAGTCCGTATTGGGTTCAGGGATTCGATGGCATGATGAATGGGCTGTATGTGGATGAGTCCGTGTTCAATGATGTGCTGCTGAAGGAAAAAGGAATTCCTCTTCAGAATTCGCGCTGGTATTATGCGTTTGATCTGAAGGAAATCCAAACCAGTCAGCTGCCGGGTCTAACATCCATGCTGGAACGTTTGGATATCGATCTGTACCAGCGGCTCAAGGATACGAAGGTGGATATCACCTTTGGTGATCTGTTGAAGCAATTCCGCAGTCAGAGTCTGCAGCTGCAGACAATGCTGTTTACACTGGCAGCACCGATGATTGCGATGGTTTTTTATTTTATTGCAATGAATGCCAGACAGTCCCTGCAGAAGCAGGAAAGTGACATTGCGGTACTGCGAAGTCGCGGAGCTTCAGCACGGCAAATTTTCTCCCTATACCTGCTGGAGGGTATCTTTTTGGGGGCAATCGCGCTCGTGATTGGTCCAATGCTTGGCTGGTTTATGGCCAAAAGCATTGGGTCAGCCAGTGGGTTTCTGTCGTTCGTGGATCGCAAGTCGATTCCAATTGGTGTGTCCAAAGAAGCCATCCTGCTGGGCCTTGTCGCCGTACTCGTAGCCATTATTGCTTCACTTATTCCGGCAATAACCTATGCACGAGCGACGATTGTTTCGGCCAAGCGACGCCAGGCACGTACGGATCGTGCTCCCATATGGCAGCGTTGGTTCCTCGATATCCTGCTGCTGGGTCTTGCAGGATATGGATACTACCTGTTCTATGAACGTCAGATGCTGACGTTCCAGACGGGTATGACGACAGATCAGCTGCAGGTACAGCCGTTTCTATTCTTTGTACCTGCGCTAGCGATCTTTGCCTTGGGTCTGTTCTTCCTGCGGTTGTTCCCATGGATTCTGAAGCTTATTCAGTGGATTGGGCGCAAATTCCTGCCGGTTCCACTCTACTTGACCCTGACACAGCTATCGCGGTCATCATCGTCTTATTACCCGTTGATGATCCTGCTTGTTTTGACACTCGGGCTTGGTGTGTACAACTCGGCTGCAGCTCGGACCATTGATCTGAACTCCACTGAGCGTACGTTGTACCGATACGGTTCTGACGTCATTATGCAAACGGTATGGGAAGGAACACCTGAGGTCAAACCTGGCGGTTCCGGTCAGAACGGTGGTTCAGGCGGAGGTCAGCAAGGCGGTGGAAACGGTGGCGGAGGTTCTGGTGGCGGTGGTGCTGCCGGAGGCGGCAATGGCGGTGGAGGTGCTCCAGGTGGAGGCGGTGGGAATTCCCAACCATCCAAAGTCATTTACTCCGAACCTCCATTTGAAGTATTCCGCAGACTGGACGGCGTGGAACATGCAGCGAGAGTGCTGCAGACGAAAGGGAATATCATTGTATCCGGTAAATCCGGCGGCCAGGGTATGCTGGTCGGGATTGATAATGTGGATTTTGCTCAGGTGGCGTGGTTCCGTAACGACCTGTTCCCGGCACATCCATATAAGTATCTTGACTTGTTAGGCAAGTATGAAGGGGCTGTGTTGATCTCATCCAAATTTGCGGACAAGTTCAAGCTCAAAACTGGAGATCTGATCTCTATTGGCGTTCAGGGCCAGGCCATTGAATTCGTGGTTTTCGGCATTATCCCATACTGGCCTGCACAGTATCCGGACCAGACGCCATTCTTCGTGGCCAATCTGGACTATATCTATGATCAGGTACCGCTGATTCCGTATGAGGTCTGGTTGAAAATGGAACCTGATGCCAAGGTGGCTCCATTAATGGAGAAGCTTGCAGCAGAGGGCATTGAGCTATCTTCCGTACGCGATGTACGTACAGAATTGGTATCCCAAGGCAAACATCCGTCGCGTGGCGGTGTGTTCGGGATTCTGAGTCTGGGCTTCCTGGTCTCGGTCATCATATCCCTGATTGGGTACATCCTGTATTGGTTCTTTAACCTGTCAGGCCGTGTTGTCCAGTTCGGTGTATTAAGAGCCATGGGATTATCACGTGCACAGCTGAGCGGAATGCTGCTCCTGGAACAAGTCTTCACGGCAGGCCTTTCCATTTTGCTCGGCATCGGAATTGGTCAGGTATCCAGTCGTCTGTTCCTGCCATTCTTACAAACGACAGATAATGTATCTGCACAAGTACCTCCGTTCCGGATTGTATTTGAACAACAAGATATGCTGCAGCTGTACGGCGTGACTGTGGTCATGCTGATTGTTGGAGCAACGATGCTGCTGTGGCAGATTCGCAGATTGCGGGTTCACCAGGCTGTCAAAATGGGAGAGGAGAGGTAA
- a CDS encoding efflux RND transporter periplasmic adaptor subunit, with the protein MFMKWRTADLSSKEAAPKRGKRAALIVIGAIMAVTMSGCSLLPAETEEEVLPPITPPTISKKPEYEVRTETLEKKVSGSGKMMSQREEKVYFTLDGMHIKELNVKPGDKVKKGQLLAELDVESVEKEIRAKKLQIRKSEVQMKETLRKRDEMDPVEFEEATIAFEELRQELADLEEQLGKATLTAPFGGTIIAVQVEKGAAVKAYDPIATIADTSNLVVAATFAKEDLEKFSAGMKADVDINGAGKVSGRVKVMPVAEAAGSGSGNGGDTGEGGTPPVKETLDKYVIVSLTKMPKGVERGTPLSVSIVTQRTEDAIVIPVSALRSIGSRTYVQVVESDGSKREVDVEVGQQTSTDVEILKGLTVGQKVVGR; encoded by the coding sequence ATGTTTATGAAATGGCGGACGGCAGATTTATCAAGTAAAGAGGCCGCTCCGAAAAGGGGGAAACGTGCAGCGCTGATTGTAATTGGTGCAATCATGGCTGTAACGATGTCAGGCTGTTCTTTGCTGCCGGCAGAAACAGAGGAAGAAGTGCTTCCACCGATCACGCCGCCTACGATTTCCAAAAAGCCGGAATATGAAGTCCGGACAGAAACGTTGGAAAAAAAGGTTAGCGGCAGCGGTAAAATGATGAGTCAGCGGGAAGAGAAGGTGTATTTCACACTGGACGGTATGCACATCAAGGAACTGAACGTGAAACCGGGGGATAAAGTGAAGAAAGGCCAGCTCCTCGCAGAGCTCGACGTGGAGAGTGTAGAAAAGGAAATTCGGGCCAAAAAGCTGCAGATTCGCAAATCGGAAGTACAAATGAAAGAAACACTTCGTAAACGAGATGAGATGGATCCGGTGGAGTTCGAAGAGGCAACCATTGCATTTGAAGAACTGCGCCAGGAACTGGCTGATCTGGAGGAGCAGTTAGGTAAAGCGACGCTGACCGCTCCGTTCGGAGGAACGATTATTGCGGTTCAGGTGGAGAAAGGTGCAGCAGTCAAAGCCTATGATCCGATTGCAACGATCGCGGATACGTCAAATCTGGTTGTCGCAGCTACATTTGCCAAGGAAGATCTGGAGAAATTCTCGGCTGGCATGAAGGCGGATGTCGACATCAATGGAGCGGGTAAGGTATCCGGCAGAGTTAAAGTGATGCCTGTTGCTGAGGCTGCTGGAAGTGGAAGTGGAAACGGTGGAGATACAGGCGAAGGTGGCACTCCGCCAGTCAAAGAAACCCTCGACAAGTATGTTATCGTCTCCCTGACGAAAATGCCCAAGGGTGTGGAACGCGGAACTCCTCTGTCAGTATCCATTGTGACCCAGCGCACGGAGGATGCGATTGTCATTCCTGTATCGGCGCTGCGCTCCATCGGTTCAAGAACATACGTGCAGGTCGTTGAAAGTGATGGCAGCAAGCGCGAAGTGGACGTTGAAGTGGGGCAGCAGACATCCACGGATGTTGAAATTCTGAAGGGTTTGACCGTTGGACAGAAAGTGGTGGGCCGCTAA